From one Chloroflexota bacterium genomic stretch:
- a CDS encoding sulfoxide reductase heme-binding subunit YedZ, giving the protein MKHHLPDPLQALVHIGGWLPLAWLAADALARNLTSNPIQAIEQRTGLVALTFLLLSLACTPLASIGGWKAVLRRRKALGLYGFMYASLHLLAFVGVDYTFDFGLIWADVGSKWYIIIGTTAFLLLVPLAVTSFRYWMKRLGKGWTRLHKLVYLIAPLVVVHFVLSVKGDFLRLQGNVGLPLVYGTVLALLLLLRVTPLKHALAQVRMRMMEKMRTAPKDSAGLPGRRSGG; this is encoded by the coding sequence ATGAAACATCACTTGCCTGACCCGCTGCAGGCGCTCGTCCACATCGGCGGCTGGCTGCCGCTGGCGTGGCTGGCTGCCGATGCGCTGGCGCGCAACCTGACATCCAACCCGATCCAGGCGATCGAGCAGCGCACGGGGCTGGTCGCGCTGACCTTCCTGCTGCTGTCGCTGGCCTGCACGCCGCTGGCCTCGATCGGCGGCTGGAAGGCGGTGCTGCGGCGCCGCAAGGCGCTGGGGCTCTATGGCTTCATGTACGCCAGCCTGCACCTGCTGGCGTTCGTCGGGGTGGACTACACGTTCGATTTCGGGTTGATTTGGGCCGACGTCGGCAGCAAGTGGTACATCATCATCGGCACGACGGCGTTCCTGCTGCTGGTGCCGCTGGCGGTCACGTCGTTCCGCTACTGGATGAAACGGCTTGGCAAAGGCTGGACGCGCCTGCACAAGCTGGTCTATCTGATTGCGCCGCTGGTGGTCGTGCACTTCGTTCTATCGGTCAAAGGCGACTTCCTGCGTTTGCAAGGCAACGTCGGCCTGCCGCTGGTGTACGGCACGGTGCTCGCGTTACTGCTGCTGTTGCGCGTGACGCCGCTCAAGCACGCGCTGGCGCAGGTGCGCATGCGGATGATGGAAAAGATGCGCACGGCACCGAAAGACTCTGCGGGACTGCCCGGCCGCCGCAGCGGCGGCTAG
- the msrP gene encoding protein-methionine-sulfoxide reductase catalytic subunit MsrP — MKSRYPRIAESEVTPKAVYLSRREFIKATGVVAGSMALAACGPLAGNDAQPAPSATAPPAAQPGASARKDELGDPATSYQDITHYNNYYEFTEEKEGVAPRAANFKTSPWDVQVSGLVGKPGKYAVEEMIKRFQPEERIYRLRCVEAWSMVIPWVGFPLAKLLKAVEPTAAAKYVRFETLFKPDDFPGQRSPFYPWPYQEGLRIDEAMNDLTLLATGLYGGELPAANGGGIRLVVPWKYGFKSIKAVVKIELTDTQPKTMWSTIASNEYGFYANVNPEVNHPRWSQGSERRIGELRRRTTQPFNGYAEQVAGLYAGLDLRKNY; from the coding sequence ATGAAGAGCCGTTATCCGCGCATCGCGGAATCCGAGGTCACGCCGAAGGCGGTGTACCTCTCGCGGCGCGAGTTTATCAAGGCCACCGGCGTGGTGGCGGGCAGCATGGCACTTGCGGCGTGCGGTCCGCTGGCAGGCAACGACGCGCAGCCGGCGCCTTCGGCCACGGCGCCGCCTGCGGCCCAGCCGGGCGCGTCCGCGCGCAAGGACGAACTGGGCGATCCGGCGACGTCGTACCAGGACATCACGCACTACAACAACTACTACGAGTTCACGGAAGAGAAAGAGGGCGTTGCGCCGCGCGCCGCCAACTTCAAGACGTCGCCGTGGGACGTGCAGGTGTCGGGCCTGGTAGGCAAGCCGGGCAAGTACGCCGTCGAGGAGATGATCAAGCGCTTCCAGCCCGAGGAGCGCATCTACCGCCTGCGCTGCGTCGAAGCGTGGAGCATGGTCATCCCGTGGGTCGGCTTCCCGCTCGCGAAGCTGCTGAAGGCGGTCGAACCGACGGCAGCCGCGAAATATGTGCGCTTCGAGACGCTCTTCAAGCCGGACGACTTCCCCGGCCAGCGCTCGCCGTTCTACCCCTGGCCGTACCAGGAAGGGCTGCGTATCGACGAGGCGATGAACGACCTGACGCTGCTGGCGACCGGCCTGTACGGCGGCGAACTACCGGCCGCGAACGGCGGCGGCATCCGGCTGGTCGTGCCGTGGAAGTACGGGTTCAAGTCGATCAAGGCGGTCGTCAAGATCGAGTTAACCGACACGCAGCCGAAGACGATGTGGAGCACGATTGCCTCGAATGAATATGGCTTCTACGCTAATGTGAATCCGGAGGTCAATCACCCGCGCTGGTCGCAGGGCAGCGAGCGGCGCATCGGCGAATTGCGCCGGCGGACGACGCAGCCGTTCAACGGCTATGCCGAGCAGGTCGCCGGCCTCTACGCGGGGCTGGACTTGCGGAAGAACTATTGA
- a CDS encoding redoxin domain-containing protein, whose amino-acid sequence MRHAIWLLALVCLAACAPQAAAQLPQAAGAPKAQLVDLGPAPELTNTVWLNTDRPLRLADLRGRVVLLDMWTFGUINCRNVIPSLRGWHAQYGPQGLTIIGNHFPEFGYEADLGNLKDAVARLGVPYAVAQDNDGATWRAYRNQFWPTLYLIDKHGRIRFTHIGEGRYDELEAAIVTLLNEPA is encoded by the coding sequence ATGAGACATGCTATCTGGCTGTTGGCCCTCGTATGTTTGGCGGCGTGCGCTCCGCAGGCGGCTGCGCAGTTGCCGCAAGCCGCCGGCGCGCCAAAGGCGCAACTGGTTGATCTCGGCCCGGCGCCGGAGCTGACCAACACGGTCTGGCTCAACACCGACCGCCCGCTGCGGCTGGCCGATCTGCGCGGGCGCGTCGTGCTGCTCGATATGTGGACGTTTGGCTGAATCAACTGCCGTAATGTGATCCCCTCGTTGAGGGGCTGGCATGCGCAGTACGGCCCGCAAGGGCTGACGATCATCGGCAACCATTTCCCGGAGTTCGGCTACGAGGCCGACCTTGGCAATCTGAAGGATGCCGTGGCCCGGTTGGGCGTGCCATATGCGGTGGCGCAGGACAATGACGGTGCGACGTGGCGCGCGTATCGCAATCAGTTCTGGCCGACGTTGTACCTGATCGACAAGCACGGCCGCATTCGATTCACGCATATCGGCGAGGGGCGGTATGATGAACTGGAAGCCGCCATCGTGACATTGCTGAATGAGCCGGCTTAG
- a CDS encoding HAMP domain-containing protein produces the protein MSAITRIPLAARYAAGVLIATLAALALFTLVMQPPPAELGLMTAFLGVTAIISGAAAFAAYRLGWLSYAPTLRWALLAGHALSSVLTFVNVWLTARLMFASAHDLALATILLVFAGGMAMALGYFLSSAVTDRIRQVESAAQAVAGGELGVRVEAHGTDEVASLARAFNRMAAQLQEAAERQQEVARLRADLIAWVGHDLQTPLASIRAVVEALADDVVDDPQTARRYLAGAQRDVRALSALIDDLFQMAQIDAGGLRLDRAPNSLADLVSDTLESFSAMAARQGVVLEGAVAPGVDPVTMDAARIGRVLSNLVGNGLRHTPAGGRVVVQAAREGGQVGVSISDSGEGIRTEDLARVFEQFYRGEKSRSRATGGSGLGLAIARGLVQAHGGDISVASEPGAGTTFRFTLP, from the coding sequence ATGAGCGCTATCACTCGCATACCACTGGCCGCGCGCTATGCCGCCGGCGTCCTGATCGCCACCCTGGCGGCGCTGGCGCTGTTTACGCTCGTCATGCAGCCGCCGCCGGCCGAGCTCGGGCTGATGACGGCGTTCCTGGGCGTGACGGCGATCATTTCCGGCGCGGCGGCTTTTGCGGCCTACCGGCTGGGTTGGCTGTCGTACGCGCCGACGCTGCGATGGGCGCTGCTGGCCGGGCATGCCCTGTCCAGCGTGCTGACGTTCGTCAATGTATGGCTGACTGCGCGCCTGATGTTCGCCAGCGCGCATGATCTGGCGCTGGCGACGATCCTGCTGGTCTTTGCCGGTGGTATGGCGATGGCGCTCGGATATTTTCTATCCAGCGCTGTGACCGACCGCATCCGGCAGGTCGAGTCCGCGGCGCAGGCGGTGGCCGGGGGCGAGCTCGGCGTGCGCGTCGAGGCGCACGGCACCGACGAGGTGGCATCGCTGGCACGCGCCTTCAACCGCATGGCGGCGCAGTTGCAGGAAGCGGCCGAGCGCCAGCAGGAGGTCGCGCGGCTCCGCGCTGACCTGATCGCCTGGGTGGGCCATGATCTGCAGACCCCGCTCGCGTCGATCCGTGCGGTTGTCGAGGCGCTGGCCGACGACGTGGTGGACGATCCGCAGACGGCGCGCCGGTACCTGGCAGGCGCGCAGCGCGACGTGCGCGCGCTGTCGGCGCTGATTGACGACCTGTTCCAGATGGCCCAGATCGACGCGGGCGGCCTGCGGCTGGACCGCGCGCCGAATTCGCTCGCCGACCTGGTGTCCGACACGCTGGAAAGCTTTTCCGCCATGGCGGCTCGCCAGGGCGTCGTGCTGGAAGGGGCTGTCGCGCCCGGTGTGGATCCGGTCACGATGGACGCGGCACGCATTGGTCGCGTGCTGAGCAACCTGGTCGGCAATGGCCTGCGGCACACGCCGGCCGGCGGGCGCGTGGTCGTGCAGGCGGCACGCGAGGGCGGCCAGGTTGGCGTGAGCATCAGCGACAGCGGGGAGGGGATTCGCACCGAGGATCTGGCGCGCGTGTTCGAGCAGTTCTACCGCGGCGAGAAGTCGCGCAGTCGCGCGACCGGCGGTTCCGGGCTGGGGCTGGCGATCGCGCGCGGGCTGGTGCAGGCGCACGGCGGCGACATCAGCGTCGCGAGCGAACCGGGTGCCGGGACGACGTTCCGCTTTACGCTGCCGTAA
- a CDS encoding response regulator transcription factor: MSEKTILVVEDEPSIAEVIGLYLRRSGYTVHIAADGLSARTWLSQRLPALLVLDLMLPGLDGYTLTRWLREQSDVPIIMLTARREEIDRIAGLEMGADDYMVKPFSPQELVSRVRAVLRRAGGDKGADGERAIQHGDLCVDPRARSVTVAGAPAILTAREFDMLYLFARHPRQVFTRDQLLERVWGGAEYIDPGTVTVHVRRLREKIEADASNPRRLLTVWGVGYKFEP; encoded by the coding sequence ATGTCCGAGAAAACAATCCTTGTCGTTGAAGATGAACCGAGCATCGCTGAAGTGATCGGCTTATACCTCCGGCGCTCGGGCTACACCGTTCACATCGCGGCGGACGGTCTGTCGGCGCGTACGTGGCTGTCGCAGCGCCTGCCCGCTCTGCTCGTGCTCGATCTGATGCTGCCGGGTCTGGACGGCTACACGCTCACCCGCTGGCTGCGCGAGCAGAGCGACGTGCCGATCATCATGCTCACCGCGCGACGCGAGGAGATTGACCGCATTGCCGGACTGGAGATGGGCGCCGACGACTACATGGTTAAGCCGTTCAGCCCGCAAGAGCTGGTCAGTCGCGTGCGCGCTGTGCTGCGCCGCGCCGGCGGAGACAAGGGCGCCGACGGCGAGCGCGCCATCCAGCATGGCGACCTGTGCGTGGACCCACGTGCGCGCAGCGTCACGGTTGCCGGCGCGCCGGCCATACTCACGGCCAGGGAGTTTGACATGCTCTACCTGTTCGCACGACACCCGCGCCAGGTGTTCACGCGCGATCAACTGCTGGAGCGCGTGTGGGGTGGCGCGGAATACATCGACCCAGGCACGGTGACGGTGCACGTGCGGCGTCTGCGCGAAAAGATCGAGGCCGACGCCTCCAATCCGCGCCGCCTGCTGACCGTGTGGGGCGTGGGGTACAAGTTCGAACCATGA
- a CDS encoding redoxin domain-containing protein — MRKEIATVVLGLTMILAACGPTPTPAAMMQAAMPTPDAMMAKPTPDAMMAKPTPDAMMAKPTPDAMMARPTPDAMMAHPTPDAMMAHPTPDAMMAHSTPDAMMQAPAWFGASLTDVRTGQTFSLNGFKGKVVLVETMAQWCPSCRTQQTQVKDLRAMFAGRDDLVTIALDVDPNEQAADLKKYVQANGFEGFYGIAPAAVAREIGNLYGAQFLNPPSTPILIVDRHGLAHPLPFGIKSARDLASAIEPYLKDAM, encoded by the coding sequence ATGCGCAAAGAGATAGCAACCGTCGTGTTGGGATTAACAATGATACTCGCGGCTTGCGGGCCGACCCCCACACCCGCCGCCATGATGCAAGCCGCGATGCCAACGCCTGACGCAATGATGGCCAAGCCGACGCCCGATGCGATGATGGCCAAGCCGACGCCCGATGCCATGATGGCCAAGCCGACGCCCGACGCCATGATGGCGCGCCCAACACCCGACGCGATGATGGCGCACCCAACACCCGACGCCATGATGGCGCACCCAACACCCGACGCGATGATGGCGCATTCGACCCCGGATGCCATGATGCAAGCCCCGGCCTGGTTTGGCGCATCGCTGACCGATGTGCGCACCGGTCAGACGTTCTCGCTCAACGGCTTCAAAGGCAAGGTGGTGCTGGTCGAAACGATGGCGCAATGGTGTCCGAGTTGCCGCACGCAGCAGACGCAGGTGAAAGACCTGCGCGCGATGTTTGCCGGGCGCGATGATCTGGTGACGATCGCGCTCGACGTGGATCCGAATGAGCAGGCCGCCGACCTGAAGAAATACGTGCAGGCCAACGGCTTCGAAGGGTTCTACGGCATCGCGCCCGCCGCCGTGGCGCGCGAGATCGGCAATCTTTATGGCGCGCAATTCCTGAATCCGCCGTCCACGCCGATCCTGATTGTGGACCGCCACGGCCTGGCGCATCCCCTGCCGTTCGGCATCAAGAGCGCACGCGATCTGGCGAGCGCCATCGAGCCGTACCTCAAGGACGCCATGTAA
- a CDS encoding cytochrome C biogenesis protein, with translation METILTAIGIGLLATTSPCVFPLYPGFLAYIGGGPVAPSRAGRYTLGVFVLAGVLTMMLALGALIAALSVSVGRALSLLVPLADGLIVLLGVLLLLGANPFKALPQVRVPALSHPFANAFVYGLLYGPIALPCAGPLLVGLFAFSLTATEFVSKLGVFLGFGFGFGLPLLALSFLSGAAQRVITRAFARHSRAINRASGSLLVGVGAYDLWSNWTLISAYLA, from the coding sequence ATGGAAACGATTCTGACCGCGATCGGCATTGGCCTGTTGGCGACGACCAGCCCGTGCGTGTTCCCGCTCTATCCCGGGTTTCTCGCCTATATCGGTGGGGGGCCAGTGGCGCCGAGCCGCGCCGGGCGCTACACGCTGGGCGTGTTCGTGTTGGCGGGCGTGCTGACCATGATGCTCGCACTGGGTGCGCTAATCGCGGCGCTATCCGTCTCGGTCGGCCGCGCGCTCTCCCTGCTCGTGCCGCTGGCCGACGGCCTGATCGTATTGCTGGGCGTGCTGTTGTTGCTGGGCGCCAACCCGTTCAAGGCGCTGCCGCAGGTACGTGTGCCGGCGCTGTCGCACCCCTTCGCCAACGCATTCGTCTATGGCTTGTTGTATGGACCGATCGCCCTGCCGTGCGCGGGTCCATTGCTGGTCGGCCTCTTCGCGTTTTCGCTGACCGCGACGGAGTTCGTCTCGAAACTGGGAGTCTTTCTGGGCTTCGGGTTCGGCTTCGGCTTGCCGTTGCTGGCGCTTTCGTTTCTGTCCGGCGCCGCCCAGCGCGTCATCACGCGCGCCTTCGCGCGTCATAGCCGGGCGATCAACCGCGCGAGCGGCAGCCTGTTGGTCGGCGTGGGAGCGTACGATCTCTGGTCGAACTGGACGCTGATCAGCGCGTACCTCGCCTGA
- a CDS encoding twin-arginine translocation signal domain-containing protein, with the protein MNNRYPRIAESEVTPKAAYLSRRAFIMAAGVVAGSMAIAACGPPGAPGRVHTVLL; encoded by the coding sequence ATGAACAATCGCTATCCGCGCATCGCGGAATCCGAGGTCACGCCGAAGGCGGCGTACCTCTCGCGGCGCGCATTCATCATGGCCGCCGGCGTCGTGGCGGGCAGTATGGCCATCGCGGCCTGCGGGCCGCCGGGCGCGCCCGGGCGCGTGCATACGGTTTTGCTTTGA